The following proteins are encoded in a genomic region of Bacteroidota bacterium:
- a CDS encoding cation diffusion facilitator family transporter has translation MKTTFIGISVSFVLVITKGAAGILGNSYALVADAIESLSDIFTSTIVLAGLKYASRPKDEDHPYGHGKAEPLAGMFVSLMLVAAAVVIIVQSLHEIITPHHAPESYTLLVLIGVIFVKEVLFRKIIVVGEGLGSTAVKNDAWHHRSDAITSAAAFIGIAIALIGGEGYEEADDYAALFASFIIIYNAISLFMPALREILDTAPPAEFKEKIKICAMEVEGVEDIEKCHIRKMGFEYYIDMHVIVNGNLSVHEGHKIAHQVKDRIKEVFPSVSDVLCHIEPFDPDSYVSKNKDGNLFL, from the coding sequence ATGAAGACAACCTTCATCGGGATTTCCGTTTCCTTTGTGCTCGTAATTACCAAAGGAGCAGCCGGAATTCTGGGAAATTCCTACGCACTCGTTGCTGATGCAATAGAATCGTTATCGGATATTTTTACATCCACAATAGTGCTCGCCGGTCTGAAATACGCATCCCGTCCCAAAGATGAGGATCATCCCTACGGTCACGGGAAAGCCGAGCCGTTAGCTGGGATGTTTGTTTCACTGATGCTTGTTGCGGCTGCGGTTGTGATTATAGTGCAAAGTCTCCATGAAATAATTACCCCGCATCACGCCCCTGAGTCATATACACTTTTGGTATTAATCGGGGTTATATTTGTGAAGGAGGTTCTGTTTCGAAAAATTATTGTAGTCGGTGAGGGACTTGGCAGCACCGCAGTGAAGAATGATGCATGGCATCACAGAAGTGACGCGATTACTTCGGCTGCGGCATTTATCGGAATAGCGATCGCCCTTATAGGTGGGGAGGGTTATGAGGAAGCTGATGACTATGCAGCCCTTTTTGCATCATTTATCATCATTTATAATGCCATCTCCCTTTTTATGCCGGCACTTCGCGAAATTCTTGATACTGCACCACCTGCAGAGTTCAAGGAAAAGATTAAAATTTGTGCTATGGAAGTGGAGGGGGTTGAAGATATCGAGAAATGCCATATTAGAAAGATGGGTTTCGAATATTACATTGACATGCATGTTATCGTGAACGGTAATCTGTCAGTACACGAGGGGCATAAGATTGCACATCAGGTAAAAGACCGGATAAAGGAAGTGTTTCCGAGCGTTTCAGATGTGCTCTGCCACATCGAACCTTTCGATCCGGACTCCTATGTTTCCAAGAACAAGGATGGGAACCTGTTTTTGTAA
- a CDS encoding TRAP transporter large permease subunit: MEELVPFIFFAVIIVSLLMGFPVAFTLGGVSVLFGTLMLGPEFLSILPLRVYGIMSNFVLLAVPLFIFMGVMFERSGIAEELLETMALVFGKLRGGLAIGVLLVGALLGASTGIVGATVVTMGILSLPVMIKRNCSVSDSAGIIAASGTLGQIIPPSIILILLGSVTNVPVGNLFMAAVIPGLLLTGLYFIWILSLNFFKPSAFPPMSDEELADFRQGRIKKFLSAIFLPGILILLVLGSIFFGIASPTEAAGVGAIGATVLAALRKKLNKENVLYVAKKTVTITTMALIILVGATAFSLVFRELEGDVVLTEMIMASEISPQIFLLLVMLIIFLAGFLIDFIEIIFIVVPIVDPIFRHFGMDMLWISILIALNLQTSFLTPPFGFSLFYLKGVAPKEVRTLDIYKGVIPYIIIQLVALALVAAFPGIIRLI; this comes from the coding sequence ATGGAAGAGCTCGTACCGTTTATATTTTTTGCTGTAATCATTGTTTCCCTGTTGATGGGGTTTCCGGTAGCGTTCACACTCGGAGGCGTCTCGGTTTTGTTCGGTACATTAATGCTCGGACCTGAATTTCTTTCGATTCTCCCTCTCAGAGTTTATGGAATAATGTCAAACTTTGTCCTTTTGGCAGTCCCTCTATTTATTTTCATGGGGGTAATGTTTGAGAGATCGGGAATTGCCGAGGAGTTGCTCGAAACGATGGCTCTGGTATTCGGGAAATTGAGAGGCGGACTTGCAATCGGTGTCCTCCTGGTTGGCGCCCTCCTCGGAGCTTCAACGGGAATTGTCGGTGCAACGGTAGTAACCATGGGAATACTCTCCCTCCCCGTAATGATAAAAAGGAACTGTTCTGTTTCCGACTCTGCCGGAATTATAGCAGCTTCAGGCACTCTCGGGCAGATCATTCCACCGAGTATCATCCTTATTCTTTTGGGGAGTGTAACCAATGTACCTGTCGGGAATCTCTTTATGGCTGCGGTAATTCCGGGACTTTTGCTCACAGGGTTGTATTTTATCTGGATTCTCTCACTCAATTTTTTCAAACCGTCTGCTTTTCCCCCAATGTCCGATGAGGAACTTGCCGATTTCAGACAGGGCAGGATTAAAAAATTCCTCTCTGCCATCTTTCTTCCGGGGATACTGATTCTTCTCGTTCTCGGTTCAATATTTTTTGGAATTGCATCACCTACAGAAGCAGCGGGTGTGGGTGCCATCGGTGCCACCGTTCTGGCAGCACTTCGAAAGAAACTGAATAAAGAAAATGTTCTTTATGTTGCAAAAAAAACTGTGACAATTACTACAATGGCACTTATAATTCTCGTGGGTGCAACTGCATTCAGTCTTGTTTTCAGGGAACTGGAAGGTGATGTGGTGCTTACCGAGATGATAATGGCGTCTGAAATTTCGCCTCAGATTTTCCTGCTTTTGGTGATGCTGATAATCTTTCTGGCGGGGTTCCTGATCGATTTCATCGAAATTATTTTTATAGTCGTCCCGATAGTCGATCCAATTTTCAGACATTTTGGAATGGATATGCTGTGGATCTCAATTCTGATTGCTCTGAATCTCCAAACTTCGTTTCTGACTCCTCCGTTTGGCTTCTCACTTTTCTATCTTAAAGGTGTGGCTCCAAAGGAGGTAAGAACCCTGGATATTTACAAGGGAGTAATCCCCTATATCATTATTCAATTGGTTGCCCTCGCTCTTGTCGCGGCTTTCCCCGGGATCATACGATTAATTTAA
- a CDS encoding TRAP transporter small permease subunit translates to MEKFLRFNDKIQEAAGGISAFLSVLLVLLVSIDVIARYLFNSGSVAAQELEWHIFALIFILAAGYTLKHDEHVKIDVLYSRFSPKKQALVNILGVIFLLIPFCLFVIWFSIDFFLVSVEINEASSDPGGLPARYILKLFIPIGFVLLLMQGISFLHASVIEYKQNSGDK, encoded by the coding sequence ATGGAAAAATTTTTACGGTTTAATGATAAAATTCAGGAGGCTGCAGGAGGAATCTCTGCATTTCTCTCCGTTTTGCTTGTCCTCCTCGTCTCAATTGATGTGATTGCAAGATATCTGTTTAATTCAGGAAGTGTTGCTGCACAGGAACTTGAGTGGCATATTTTTGCGCTCATATTTATCCTCGCCGCCGGCTACACTCTGAAACATGATGAGCATGTTAAAATCGATGTACTATACTCCCGATTTTCTCCAAAAAAGCAGGCTCTCGTTAATATCCTCGGTGTCATATTCCTTCTGATTCCGTTCTGTCTTTTTGTCATCTGGTTTTCAATCGACTTTTTCCTCGTCTCAGTTGAAATCAATGAAGCTTCTTCTGATCCGGGTGGACTTCCCGCCCGTTATATTCTAAAACTTTTTATCCCGATCGGATTTGTCCTTCTCCTGATGCAGGGTATCTCGTTTTTGCATGCATCTGTTATTGAATACAAACAAAACTCCGGGGATAAATAA
- a CDS encoding DUF2442 domain-containing protein, translated as MNPRVASVKTLEGYKLLLTFTNGEQRIFDMTPYLEIGIFRELKEISNFRTAKVVLGTVQWNNEQDLCPDTFYLESVPMDNVSLVM; from the coding sequence ATGAATCCAAGAGTTGCGTCAGTAAAGACTTTGGAGGGTTACAAGCTCCTCCTGACATTCACAAATGGTGAACAACGGATATTCGATATGACTCCCTATCTGGAGATTGGAATTTTCAGAGAACTAAAAGAAATTTCAAACTTCCGAACAGCAAAAGTGGTTCTCGGTACGGTTCAGTGGAATAACGAACAAGACCTTTGTCCTGACACTTTTTATTTGGAAAGCGTCCCGATGGATAATGTCAGTTTAGTTATGTGA
- a CDS encoding DUF4160 domain-containing protein — protein sequence MFYGIIISMYYMDNKQHHMPHIHVTFQGDEVVLGIPNGEILGGSIPPNKLKLVIAWIEIHRDELLANWQLASCGESVFKIEPLK from the coding sequence ATGTTTTACGGAATCATCATTTCGATGTATTACATGGACAACAAACAACATCACATGCCGCACATTCATGTCACTTTTCAAGGTGATGAAGTTGTGTTAGGAATCCCCAACGGAGAAATACTTGGCGGATCGATTCCACCTAACAAACTCAAATTGGTTATTGCATGGATTGAAATACACAGAGATGAACTGCTTGCAAATTGGCAATTAGCAAGTTGTGGTGAGTCTGTATTTAAAATCGAACCGCTTAAATAG
- a CDS encoding discoidin domain-containing protein, translating into MKIKILVTSALFTVLLALQVHGQILFEEKFESVAAWKINSSEGVSVNKQSDKGFTGKCVRFDIDFKFGSGYGGIYDLLSLDLPDNYQITFFVKAKGLPPNNFEFKLVDPSGDNVWWVNRKGFDFPSEWTKITVRKRNLGFAWGPQGGGDIKKLGRIELIVASINGGKGSVYIDELKIEKLDPPTVPTLPPAVTNNFYGEEDVPNSLFDGKQETGLSGGTKIKEFTIDIDLTVQKEFGGIVLEWDKEMYPHGFSILASNDLKQWNTLSKNKGKGGRTYIVTPEAQYRYIKIVVDNKKKYESYLKEVEFKDLSFADNNNNLYYSIAASSPKGRFPRYTLKQQNYFTVTGVSGDVKEGLLSEDGMLETDKQAFSVEPFLYLDGKFYSWYDVKISHSLVDNYIPVPSVIWEGDNFDLKITSFASGEVENSVLYSEYSVTNKTGKEISGSFFLALRPFQVNPPWQDLNFYGGTAKIESIDLKKGYTLVNGKTAVIPLGITGNFGALTFDEGDISDFISENKLPDSKRVTDKTGLGSGAWSFNLKLKPGETRRFTFAIPQYKKTSPETLVKLSSKNDIFKTEFLNTKEFWQKKLGHISWKVPKELETVFNTVKTNIGYILINRDNVGIQPGSRSYERSWIRDGALTSAALLRMGLKMEVKQFAEWYSKYLYPNGMVPCVVDKRGPDPVPENDSNGEFIYLIYQYYRYTGDKDFIKNLFPKVENAVGFIRHMIAQRSTDHFKNNPNDSIRSLYGLVPESISHEGYSDKPMHSYWDNFFILLGLKDAVTMAILIGRNDLAASWSATRDSFETNLYNSIKLAIKRTGIDYIPGCAEKGDFDATSTTIAVYPGGEIHNLPQPYLDNTFKKYYKFFTDRRDGKLKWNEYTPYEMRTIGTFNFSGQTDIVWELIQFFMKDQRPQGWNHWAEVVTNDYRYARFVGDMPHTWCGSDFINAIRAMVVHERESDNSLLVAPGFPNAWYEFEEGFRFENLPTYYGELNFEIVKKGLEATINITGDIKIPEGGIRYVIPPKFRKERIELNDKHIEPGLDGEVVIKSLPAKVELIYWK; encoded by the coding sequence ATGAAAATTAAAATTTTGGTGACATCTGCTCTGTTTACTGTCCTTCTGGCTCTGCAAGTTCATGGGCAGATACTTTTTGAAGAAAAATTTGAATCCGTGGCTGCATGGAAAATCAACTCATCCGAGGGTGTTTCGGTAAATAAACAATCTGACAAGGGCTTCACAGGTAAATGTGTCAGATTTGATATCGATTTTAAATTCGGAAGCGGATACGGTGGAATCTATGACCTCTTATCCCTCGACCTCCCAGATAACTACCAGATAACCTTTTTTGTGAAGGCAAAAGGTCTTCCCCCAAACAATTTTGAGTTCAAACTGGTTGATCCTTCGGGCGATAATGTATGGTGGGTGAACAGAAAAGGGTTCGACTTCCCCTCTGAATGGACTAAAATCACCGTGCGAAAACGGAATCTCGGTTTTGCATGGGGTCCGCAGGGAGGAGGAGACATTAAAAAACTCGGACGAATAGAGCTGATTGTTGCATCAATAAACGGTGGAAAGGGGTCTGTTTATATCGACGAACTGAAAATTGAAAAACTGGATCCGCCAACCGTGCCGACACTTCCCCCCGCGGTTACAAATAATTTCTACGGTGAAGAGGATGTGCCCAATTCCCTTTTTGACGGAAAACAGGAGACGGGACTTAGTGGGGGTACCAAAATTAAGGAGTTCACCATCGATATCGACCTGACTGTACAGAAGGAGTTCGGCGGTATCGTGCTCGAGTGGGACAAGGAAATGTATCCGCACGGTTTCTCGATTCTGGCATCAAACGACCTTAAACAGTGGAATACACTTTCCAAAAACAAAGGGAAAGGGGGCAGAACATACATTGTAACTCCCGAAGCCCAATACAGGTACATCAAAATTGTTGTGGATAACAAGAAGAAATATGAATCATATCTGAAAGAGGTGGAATTTAAAGACCTGAGCTTTGCTGACAACAACAATAATCTTTACTACTCGATCGCTGCATCAAGTCCAAAGGGCCGGTTCCCGCGGTATACCCTGAAACAACAAAATTACTTCACCGTTACAGGTGTCTCGGGAGATGTGAAGGAGGGACTCCTCAGCGAAGACGGAATGCTCGAGACCGATAAACAGGCTTTCTCAGTGGAGCCGTTCCTTTACCTCGATGGCAAATTCTATTCATGGTATGATGTCAAAATTTCCCATTCGCTCGTGGATAACTATATACCGGTTCCTTCGGTGATCTGGGAGGGAGATAATTTTGATTTGAAAATAACTTCCTTTGCCTCGGGTGAGGTTGAAAATTCTGTACTCTACTCTGAATATTCAGTAACAAACAAAACCGGGAAGGAAATCAGCGGCTCATTCTTCCTCGCACTTCGACCTTTTCAGGTTAATCCTCCATGGCAGGACCTTAATTTCTACGGCGGTACCGCCAAAATTGAGTCCATTGACCTGAAAAAGGGATATACCCTTGTGAATGGTAAAACAGCCGTGATTCCTTTGGGCATAACCGGGAATTTTGGAGCCCTCACTTTTGACGAAGGAGACATTTCGGACTTCATCTCGGAGAACAAACTCCCCGATTCAAAAAGAGTTACCGATAAAACGGGACTTGGTTCAGGTGCCTGGTCGTTTAATCTGAAGCTGAAACCCGGAGAGACCCGGCGGTTTACATTCGCCATACCTCAGTATAAAAAAACGAGTCCTGAAACTCTGGTTAAACTCTCTTCAAAAAATGACATCTTCAAAACCGAGTTTTTGAATACAAAGGAATTCTGGCAAAAGAAACTCGGACATATCTCATGGAAGGTTCCGAAAGAGCTTGAAACTGTTTTCAACACAGTTAAAACCAACATCGGCTACATCCTTATTAACCGGGATAATGTCGGTATCCAGCCCGGTTCCCGCTCATACGAAAGATCATGGATAAGGGACGGAGCCCTGACTTCGGCTGCACTTCTGAGGATGGGATTAAAGATGGAAGTTAAACAGTTCGCCGAGTGGTATTCAAAATATCTCTATCCCAACGGAATGGTACCCTGCGTAGTAGATAAAAGAGGTCCTGACCCTGTACCCGAGAACGACAGTAACGGCGAATTTATTTATCTGATCTATCAATATTACAGGTACACAGGCGACAAGGATTTTATAAAAAACCTCTTCCCTAAGGTTGAAAATGCGGTTGGTTTCATCCGTCACATGATAGCCCAAAGAAGTACGGATCACTTCAAAAACAATCCGAACGACTCAATCAGGTCGCTGTACGGACTGGTTCCTGAATCGATCAGTCACGAAGGCTACTCCGATAAACCAATGCATTCATACTGGGATAACTTCTTCATACTTCTTGGACTTAAAGACGCAGTCACGATGGCAATACTGATTGGAAGGAACGACCTCGCCGCTTCCTGGTCAGCTACAAGAGACTCTTTCGAGACAAATCTCTACAATTCAATAAAGCTTGCCATCAAAAGAACGGGTATTGATTACATCCCCGGATGTGCCGAAAAAGGTGACTTCGATGCAACTTCCACTACCATCGCCGTCTATCCGGGAGGGGAAATCCACAACCTGCCACAACCGTATCTCGATAACACCTTCAAGAAATACTACAAATTTTTCACAGACAGGCGCGACGGAAAGTTAAAGTGGAATGAGTATACTCCGTATGAGATGAGGACAATCGGCACTTTTAATTTTTCGGGGCAAACCGACATCGTTTGGGAACTGATTCAATTCTTTATGAAAGATCAAAGACCACAGGGCTGGAATCACTGGGCTGAAGTGGTTACGAATGATTACAGATATGCCAGATTCGTCGGAGATATGCCACACACCTGGTGCGGTTCAGATTTTATCAATGCAATCAGGGCAATGGTAGTCCACGAAAGAGAATCTGATAACTCACTTCTTGTTGCTCCCGGTTTCCCGAACGCCTGGTATGAATTTGAAGAGGGTTTTAGATTTGAAAATCTCCCCACCTATTACGGGGAATTAAACTTTGAAATTGTAAAAAAAGGACTTGAAGCCACAATAAATATTACAGGTGACATCAAAATTCCCGAAGGGGGCATCAGATATGTGATTCCTCCGAAATTCCGGAAAGAAAGAATCGAACTGAACGATAAACACATCGAACCCGGCCTCGATGGTGAAGTGGTAATTAAGTCCCTTCCCGCAAAAGTGGAATTGATCTATTGGAAGTGA
- a CDS encoding T9SS type A sorting domain-containing protein: protein MKSNIYKLFAVIFVLAAVQTIVAQPYNDPSTREAYLAAGPIVVDGNMNEAAWNSVQEYLVFGPKPATTIQMQGVTAGVYVKTDVPYLDTTWTKMKFLKVGMKLYIGFSSDDKSVCKFGDSWEGDGLFMKIKTSGGQEKEYKLYFNDGTANSNMVFENQAPGMGAGLKGSNTIVNDTTQVDNGYSAELLIYLDSLGYSENVTSVPVTINIFDPDGYHVGMTAWGPKGTFYKTWWGSEWGGVWRDIAFYNDPASINVYQSANPIVLDGLLTEPDWAYPSQYLVFGPKPPLTGTGSSVTSTVLVKGVYKDTTWTPLKVLRIQNKLYIGFTSKDKQVCRFGDSWEGDGLFMKIKDATNADKEFKLYFNAGGVNPDMVFEAQVANSGAGIGRKAVGTLVNDTTQTDNGYSAEMMIDLAALGYTSVPQSVQVMMNIFDPDFYHNGMGAWGEKGTMHKTFWGSEWGPGMRTLNLTNNTTPVELTSFTAQAVNGNVNLEWSTASERNNAGFQIERSVDGLVFAAVGFVNGKGTSTDVNRYSFVDREVSGKLFYRLKQIDFNGEFGYSDVIELGSIVADFALDQNYPNPFNPSTTISFAIPAKSFVTLKVYNVLGKEVANLVNGEFESGRHSVDFNASDLASGVYYYTVSAGSYTSTKKMILMK, encoded by the coding sequence GTGAAAAGCAATATCTACAAGCTCTTCGCAGTGATATTTGTACTGGCAGCAGTTCAAACAATCGTTGCACAACCGTATAACGATCCAAGTACCCGCGAGGCATATCTCGCAGCAGGACCAATCGTGGTCGATGGCAATATGAATGAAGCAGCATGGAACAGTGTCCAGGAATATCTGGTATTCGGACCAAAACCTGCTACGACAATTCAGATGCAAGGCGTTACAGCCGGTGTTTATGTAAAAACAGATGTTCCTTATCTTGACACCACATGGACAAAGATGAAATTCCTGAAGGTTGGCATGAAACTGTATATCGGTTTCTCCAGCGATGACAAATCGGTTTGTAAATTTGGTGACAGTTGGGAAGGTGACGGACTCTTTATGAAGATAAAGACATCCGGTGGTCAGGAAAAAGAGTATAAACTCTATTTTAATGACGGAACTGCAAACTCAAACATGGTATTCGAGAATCAGGCTCCCGGTATGGGTGCAGGACTTAAGGGTTCCAACACCATAGTTAACGATACTACACAAGTTGACAATGGCTACAGTGCTGAACTGCTTATCTATCTTGATTCACTCGGATACAGTGAGAATGTTACTTCAGTTCCTGTAACCATAAACATTTTTGATCCAGACGGTTATCATGTTGGAATGACGGCATGGGGACCAAAAGGAACCTTCTACAAGACCTGGTGGGGCAGTGAATGGGGCGGAGTCTGGAGAGACATCGCATTCTATAACGACCCTGCTTCAATCAATGTTTACCAGTCTGCAAATCCGATAGTTTTGGATGGCCTTTTAACAGAGCCTGACTGGGCATATCCATCCCAGTATCTCGTTTTTGGACCGAAACCACCGCTCACCGGAACCGGAAGTTCTGTTACCTCGACTGTACTGGTAAAAGGTGTGTATAAGGATACAACTTGGACACCCCTTAAGGTTCTCAGAATTCAGAACAAACTCTACATCGGCTTCACTTCCAAAGATAAGCAGGTTTGCCGTTTTGGTGACAGTTGGGAAGGCGACGGTCTTTTCATGAAGATTAAAGATGCCACGAATGCTGACAAGGAATTCAAACTTTATTTCAATGCCGGCGGTGTAAATCCTGACATGGTATTTGAAGCACAGGTTGCAAACTCGGGTGCCGGTATCGGAAGAAAAGCAGTCGGAACCCTGGTAAATGACACCACGCAGACAGACAACGGATACTCGGCAGAAATGATGATCGATCTCGCAGCTCTTGGTTATACATCAGTTCCACAGTCAGTTCAGGTAATGATGAACATTTTCGATCCTGACTTCTACCATAACGGTATGGGAGCCTGGGGAGAAAAAGGCACAATGCACAAAACATTCTGGGGCAGTGAATGGGGTCCGGGAATGAGAACCCTTAACCTGACCAACAACACAACACCCGTTGAGCTTACTTCGTTTACTGCACAGGCAGTAAATGGAAATGTTAACCTTGAGTGGTCAACGGCTTCAGAGAGAAACAATGCCGGATTCCAGATTGAAAGAAGTGTCGACGGACTCGTTTTCGCAGCAGTCGGATTTGTAAATGGCAAAGGAACTTCAACTGATGTAAACCGTTACTCTTTTGTTGACAGAGAAGTTTCAGGTAAACTCTTCTACAGACTGAAACAAATCGATTTCAACGGTGAATTTGGTTATTCTGATGTAATTGAACTCGGCTCGATAGTAGCTGATTTCGCTTTGGATCAGAATTATCCTAACCCGTTCAATCCTTCAACAACCATTTCTTTTGCAATTCCTGCCAAATCATTTGTAACCTTGAAAGTTTACAATGTGCTCGGAAAAGAAGTTGCAAATCTTGTAAATGGAGAATTTGAATCGGGCAGACATTCAGTGGATTTCAACGCAAGTGACCTCGCAAGCGGTGTATATTATTATACCGTGAGTGCAGGCAGCTACACTTCCACCAAAAAAATGATCCTGATGAAGTAA
- a CDS encoding glycosyl transferase family 36 — MERLFETKYGYFTEDGSEYVIKRHDTPKPWVNVISNGDYGLVISQTGGGFSWLTHSEFNRVNRWHQDLIQDNWGKYLYVKNNETGEVWSPTFMPVKTPLDSYECRYGFGYTVFTSEYKGIKIEMTVFVPLNDTLEIWNVRFINNSGKKVSLSLFTYFEWCLGSSADFHREFHKTFIETYFNAAGNYMHGTKRLWEIPLGDRGHWNIDYQYHGFFGVNKKVVSYESEKENFIGQYGDLKNPAALDGAPLKCQTGSWNDPIACLQNEIELEAGAEDTVIYHLGLVSELNEIDAKRGKYDTPSKVAEKLAEVKKMWEEMLSPLEIDTPDVAMNLMVNKWLRYQAIAGRLWGRTAYYQQSGAFGFRDQLQDSLVWLPIDPSRTEEQLKLHAAHQFVEGTVLHWWHPITETGLPTKMVDDLLWLPFILSMYVKETGNLDFVETKAEYYDNKELKETLYEHSLRAIDVVFSRLSDRGIPLIGAGDWNDGLSAVGLEMKGESIWMAEFFYFVLQEFGKIAEQKQDYKTLAKLMQGAEKIKTAFNKYAWDGEYYYRGTKDTGEKFGSAENSQGKIFLNPQTWAVMSDIAPFEKQDAALKAVEKYLLKNNGTLLLQPAYSVPDKYIGYLSRYAPGRRENGGVYMHAATWAIWAFAKFGKPEEAYRVVEGISPVLNGMNPDLWSAEPYVTPGNIDGPDSPNYGRAGWTWYTGSASWYQKVFVDWILGVRAEDEGLIIDPVIPAIWDGFKIKRLYRGTTYNIEVFNPEHVSFGVAKVEVDGIEADDNILKPRTEKEVSVKVYLGDVDGSLLDFESNGISGYKF; from the coding sequence TTGGAAAGATTATTTGAAACCAAATACGGATATTTTACAGAAGACGGAAGCGAATATGTTATAAAAAGACATGACACCCCAAAGCCATGGGTTAATGTGATCTCGAATGGAGATTACGGTCTGGTTATTTCGCAGACGGGTGGTGGTTTCAGTTGGCTGACACATTCCGAGTTTAACCGGGTCAACAGATGGCACCAGGACCTGATTCAGGATAACTGGGGCAAATATCTTTATGTAAAAAACAATGAGACAGGTGAAGTGTGGAGCCCCACATTTATGCCTGTAAAGACTCCACTCGACAGCTACGAGTGCAGATACGGATTTGGTTATACCGTCTTCACTTCGGAGTACAAAGGAATTAAAATTGAGATGACTGTCTTTGTCCCGTTAAACGATACACTCGAGATTTGGAATGTCCGGTTTATAAACAATTCCGGTAAAAAAGTATCTCTTTCTCTGTTTACTTATTTTGAATGGTGTCTCGGTTCCTCTGCAGATTTCCACAGGGAATTTCACAAGACATTTATTGAAACATATTTTAATGCCGCCGGCAACTATATGCACGGCACAAAAAGGCTTTGGGAGATTCCTCTCGGGGACAGGGGACACTGGAATATTGATTACCAGTATCACGGATTTTTTGGAGTTAATAAAAAAGTAGTCTCTTACGAATCCGAAAAAGAGAATTTTATCGGGCAGTATGGCGATTTGAAAAATCCTGCCGCACTTGATGGCGCACCTTTGAAATGCCAGACCGGTTCGTGGAATGACCCGATTGCCTGTCTGCAAAACGAAATTGAACTGGAAGCCGGAGCAGAAGATACAGTTATATATCATCTGGGTCTGGTCAGTGAACTTAATGAAATTGACGCTAAAAGAGGAAAATATGACACTCCCTCCAAAGTGGCTGAAAAGTTGGCTGAAGTAAAGAAGATGTGGGAGGAAATGCTTTCTCCTCTCGAGATAGATACTCCCGATGTTGCCATGAATTTAATGGTTAACAAATGGTTGAGGTATCAGGCAATTGCCGGAAGACTGTGGGGAAGAACAGCCTATTATCAGCAGAGTGGTGCATTTGGTTTTAGAGACCAGCTTCAGGATTCACTCGTCTGGTTGCCGATTGATCCTTCGAGGACAGAGGAACAACTGAAACTTCACGCTGCACATCAGTTTGTTGAGGGGACGGTACTGCACTGGTGGCATCCCATTACAGAAACGGGACTTCCGACCAAAATGGTGGATGACCTGCTCTGGTTACCGTTTATTTTATCGATGTATGTGAAGGAGACGGGAAATCTTGATTTCGTAGAGACAAAAGCTGAATACTATGATAATAAAGAGTTAAAAGAAACGCTTTACGAACATTCCCTTCGAGCAATAGATGTGGTTTTCTCCCGACTGAGCGACAGGGGAATTCCCCTGATTGGTGCAGGTGACTGGAATGACGGTCTTAGTGCGGTCGGTCTTGAAATGAAGGGGGAATCAATCTGGATGGCAGAATTCTTCTATTTTGTGCTTCAGGAATTTGGAAAGATTGCAGAACAGAAGCAGGATTACAAGACTCTTGCAAAACTGATGCAGGGTGCTGAAAAAATTAAAACAGCATTCAACAAATATGCCTGGGATGGTGAGTACTATTACCGGGGAACCAAGGACACAGGTGAAAAATTTGGTTCTGCGGAAAACTCCCAGGGCAAGATATTCCTGAATCCCCAGACATGGGCAGTAATGAGCGATATTGCTCCCTTCGAGAAGCAGGATGCGGCACTAAAGGCAGTAGAGAAATATTTGCTTAAGAATAACGGTACCTTGCTGCTTCAACCTGCATACAGTGTACCCGACAAATATATCGGCTACCTTTCCCGCTATGCACCGGGAAGAAGAGAAAACGGTGGAGTTTACATGCATGCTGCCACTTGGGCTATCTGGGCGTTTGCAAAATTTGGGAAACCTGAGGAGGCATACAGAGTCGTTGAGGGAATTTCACCCGTACTGAATGGAATGAATCCCGATCTTTGGAGTGCAGAGCCTTATGTAACCCCCGGAAACATTGACGGACCTGATTCACCCAACTACGGCAGAGCAGGCTGGACCTGGTATACAGGTTCCGCTTCCTGGTATCAAAAGGTGTTTGTCGACTGGATCCTCGGTGTTCGCGCTGAAGATGAGGGACTTATCATTGATCCCGTGATTCCCGCAATATGGGATGGTTTCAAGATAAAAAGGCTTTACAGAGGAACCACATACAATATCGAAGTCTTCAACCCTGAGCATGTTTCTTTTGGAGTTGCGAAGGTTGAGGTCGATGGAATCGAAGCAGATGACAATATCCTGAAACCCCGAACTGAGAAGGAAGTATCGGTTAAGGTATATCTCGGGGATGTAGATGGATCGCTGTTGGATTTTGAGTCGAATGGAATCAGCGGATACAAATTCTGA